One Syngnathoides biaculeatus isolate LvHL_M chromosome 4, ASM1980259v1, whole genome shotgun sequence DNA window includes the following coding sequences:
- the tal2 gene encoding T-cell acute lymphocytic leukemia protein 2 translates to MRVFKVGPFLHPPAHDLHRTTLTTRTGTRSPSTSSVMTRKVFTNTRERWRQHNVNSAFSELRKLIPTHPPEKKLSKNEILRLAMRYIDFLARLLESQGGISSGGGRVEHAPAALLTLLRGNMEQLRSPSRPWTLASDTEAPSSPGSSCSSSEPW, encoded by the exons atgcgtGTGTTCAAAGTCGGCCCTTTCCTCCACCCTCCTGCTCATGACCTGCACAGGACAACTTTGACAACACG CACAGGAACCAGAAGTCCGTCAACTTCCTCCGTCATGACCAGGAAGGTGTTCACCAACACGCGCGAGCGCTGGCGCCAGCACAACGTCAACAGCGCCTTCTCTGAGCTGCGGAAGCTCATCCCCACGCACCCGCCCGAAAAGAAGCTAAGCAAGAATGAGATCCTGCGGCTGGCCATGCGCTACATCGACTTCCTGGCCCGCCTGTTGGAGAGCCAGGGCGGCATCAGCAGCGGCGGGGGGCGAGTCGAACACGCCCCCGCCGCCCTACTCACGCTCCTGCGGGGCAACATGGAGCAGCTGCGCTCGCCCTCCCGCCCGTGGACGCTGGCCAGCGACACCGAGGCGCCCTCCTCACCCGGGTCCAGCTGCAGCAGCTCGGAGCCCTGGTAG